The following are encoded in a window of Dryobates pubescens isolate bDryPub1 chromosome 25, bDryPub1.pri, whole genome shotgun sequence genomic DNA:
- the SIRT4 gene encoding NAD-dependent protein lipoamidase sirtuin-4, mitochondrial: MFSARKLSGVFRAIRCHHFRSHSVSRPSPNLTFVPASLPPDPAKVEELQHFVSNSKRLFVMTGAGISTESGIPDYRSEGVGLYARTDRRPVQHAEFIRSASARQRYWARNFVGWPQFSSYQPNTAHLVLRDWEKLGKVHWLVTQNVDALHTKAGSQRMTELHGCTHRVFCLACGDQILRSELQEHFEALNPTWKAEALGVAPDGDVFLTDEQVCNFQVPACRKCGGILKPDVTFFGDTVSREKVNFVHQRLAESDSMLVAGSSMQVYSGYRFALAAQEKQLPIAVLNIGPTRLDHFASLKLNSRCGELLPLIVVHDPKS; the protein is encoded by the exons ATGTTCTCTGCCAGGAAGCTCTCTGGAGTTTTCAGAGCCATCAGATGCCATCATTTCAGATCCCATTCTGTATCCAGACCCTCTCCAAACTTGACTTTTGTGCCAGCCAGTCTTCCTCCAGACCCTGCAAAAgtagaggagctgcagcactttgTTTCTAACTCCAAGAGGCTTTTTGTCATGACTGGGGCTGGAATCTCAACCGAATCGGGGATCCCAGATTACCGCTCGGAAGGGGTCGGGCTGTACGCCAGGACGGACAGACGGCCTGTCCAGCACGCCGAGTTCATCCGCAGCGCCAGCGCCCGGCAGCGCTACTGGGCAAGGAACTTTGTGGGCTGGCCCCAGTTCTCCTCCTACCAGCCAAACACAGCACACCTGGTACTGAGAGACTGGGAGAAACTGGGGAAGGTACACTGGCTGGTGACCCAGAACGTGGATGCCCTTCACACCAAAGCTGGGAGCCAGCGCATGACAGAACTGCATGGCTGCACACACAG GGTTTTCTGCCTGGCCTGTGGAGACCAAATCCTGcgctctgagctgcaggagcactttGAAGCTTTGAATCCCACCTGGAAAGCTGAAGCATTAGGTGTGGCTCCAGATGGGGATGTCTTCCTGACAGATGAGCAGGTGTGCAATTTCCAAGTCCCAGCCTGCCGGAAGTGCGGTGGAATCCTGAAGCCTGACGTGACATTCTTTGGAGACACGGTGAGCCGGGAGAAGGTGAATTTTGTGCACCAACGCCTGGCAGAATCAGACTCCATGCTGGTGGCAGGATCCTCTATGCAG GTATACTCTGGTTACAGGTTTGCTcttgctgcccaggagaagcagctgcccaTTGCAGTCCTTAACATTGGGCCCACAAGGCTGGATCACTTTGCATCCTTAAAACTGAACTCCCgctgtggagagctgctgcctttgatAGTGGTGCATGACCCaaaaagctga
- the PLA2G1B gene encoding phospholipase A2, giving the protein MKFLAVLFLLSVGAASIDAVPRAMWTLRKMIKCTIPNSFPLLQYADYGCYCGLGGSGTPVDELDRCCQAHDNCYNLAMEHESCKYILDNPYTETYAFTCSNKTVTCSSKNNDCKAFICNCDRIAATCFAKAPYNPQHHKLDTEKYCK; this is encoded by the exons ATGAAGTTCCTGGCCGTGCTTTTCCTGCTGTCTG TGGGCGCAGCCAGCATCGATGCCGTACCCCGTGCCATGTGGACCTTACGCAAAATGATCAAATGCACCATCCCCAACAGCTTTCCCCTGCTGCAATATGCTGACTACGGCTGCTACTGTGGCTTGGGAGGCAGCGGGACCCCAGTGGATGAACTTGACAG GTGCTGTCAAGCACATGATAACTGCTATAACCTGGCAATGGAACATGAATCCTGCAAATACATCCTGGACAACCCCTACACGGAGACCTACGCCTTCACTTGCTCCAATAAGACAGTTACATGTAGCA gcAAGAACAACGACTGCAAGGCCTTCATTTGCAACTGCGACCGCATCGCTGCTACGTGCTTCGCCAAAGCACCCTACAATCCCCAGCACCACAAGCTGGACACCGAGAAATACTGCAAATAG